In Methanonatronarchaeum sp. AMET-Sl, one genomic interval encodes:
- a CDS encoding NAD+ synthase — protein sequence MVIPEISPKDVTRKITEFIEKEVERSGSKGVVIGLSGGLDSTVLAYLCSEIENIDVLGISLPISNSNKEVKQIKKNLDIFFREIKIESIINSFSTSIPEIDRPSNTKLADGNLIARTRMSILYYYSNINNMLVMGTGNKSEIYIGYFTKHGDGAADIQPIGDLYKTQVRELAKHLGVPKKIINKEPTAGLWKGQTDKNEIGMDYQTLDSIIHKLEEKESSINQTSNSLDINSELVIKVKNMHEKTVHKRKMPPICRINK from the coding sequence ATGGTTATTCCGGAGATTTCACCAAAGGATGTAACTAGAAAAATAACTGAGTTTATAGAAAAAGAAGTAGAACGTTCTGGGTCAAAAGGTGTAGTTATTGGGTTGAGCGGTGGGCTTGATTCTACTGTTTTAGCGTATTTATGTTCTGAGATAGAAAATATAGATGTTTTAGGGATTTCACTTCCCATAAGCAATAGTAATAAAGAAGTAAAACAAATCAAGAAAAACCTAGATATCTTTTTTAGAGAAATCAAAATAGAAAGCATCATAAACTCTTTTTCAACTTCTATCCCAGAGATAGATCGACCATCAAATACAAAACTAGCTGACGGCAATTTAATAGCCCGAACCCGGATGTCCATTCTGTATTATTACTCAAACATTAACAACATGCTAGTAATGGGGACAGGGAATAAAAGTGAGATATATATCGGATATTTCACCAAGCATGGTGATGGAGCTGCTGATATCCAGCCAATTGGAGATTTATATAAAACCCAGGTACGGGAGTTGGCAAAACATCTTGGCGTACCTAAAAAAATAATCAATAAAGAACCAACTGCAGGTTTATGGAAGGGCCAGACCGATAAAAATGAGATTGGTATGGACTACCAAACTCTAGATTCAATTATTCACAAACTCGAAGAAAAAGAGTCCTCAATCAATCAGACTTCAAACTCTCTAGATATAAATAGTGAGTTGGTTATAAAAGTTAAAAATATGCATGAAAAAACAGTTCACAAGAGGAAAATGCCTCCAATCTGCCGAATAAATAAATAA
- a CDS encoding GNAT family N-acetyltransferase, with product MAKEISVGNSDSDLAVGLEEFLSDLEVLRAGIKELLPAWRVKVECNQHTGMLRQDFLTFSADFSANECYVAKINNEVVGFIIFRRNGYISIFGVHPEYTRNGVGSVLINRVKQELSELWCHVRITNKTAIRFYEAVGFEKSKIVDNYYSNGDSAIIMKCQTNK from the coding sequence ATGGCGAAAGAGATTAGTGTTGGAAACTCTGATTCGGATTTGGCTGTAGGGTTAGAGGAGTTTTTATCGGATTTAGAGGTTTTAAGGGCTGGAATTAAAGAACTTCTTCCTGCTTGGAGAGTTAAGGTAGAGTGTAATCAACATACAGGTATGTTGCGGCAGGATTTTTTAACTTTTTCTGCTGATTTCAGTGCCAATGAGTGTTATGTAGCTAAAATAAACAATGAAGTTGTTGGATTCATAATTTTCAGACGCAACGGATATATATCTATTTTCGGTGTACATCCGGAGTATACAAGAAATGGTGTTGGTTCTGTTTTAATAAATAGAGTGAAACAAGAGTTATCTGAATTATGGTGCCATGTAAGGATAACTAATAAAACGGCGATAAGATTTTATGAAGCAGTTGGGTTTGAGAAATCCAAGATTGTGGATAACTATTATTCAAATGGCGATAGCGCAATAATAATGAAATGTCAAACTAATAAGTGA
- a CDS encoding flavin reductase family protein — protein MNVSLDKYYGLISPRPTVCISTVDSDGNSNLAPYSFLTPLSFDPPLIVIGVGEGKDTLVNAREIGDFVVTPLTEEWMVEGIKTGKSLPKGESEFELAGLNTVSSEKIDSPSVAEAKVNIECEYYDEFEVGDHILLVGEVVNISASEDAVKNSRLAIENLGAVGHISGEEFSIAREITKIKRS, from the coding sequence ATGAATGTTAGTTTGGATAAGTATTATGGATTAATTTCTCCTCGGCCTACAGTATGTATATCAACTGTTGATAGTGATGGTAATAGTAATCTAGCTCCGTATAGTTTTTTAACCCCTTTGTCCTTTGACCCTCCATTGATTGTTATTGGTGTTGGTGAGGGAAAAGATACTTTGGTTAACGCGAGAGAAATCGGTGATTTTGTGGTAACCCCACTGACAGAAGAATGGATGGTTGAAGGAATTAAAACAGGAAAATCATTACCTAAAGGAGAAAGTGAGTTCGAATTAGCAGGTTTAAATACCGTTAGTTCTGAGAAGATTGATTCTCCAAGTGTTGCTGAAGCAAAAGTAAATATAGAGTGTGAGTATTACGATGAATTCGAAGTTGGAGATCACATACTTTTAGTTGGAGAAGTTGTGAATATATCTGCTAGTGAAGATGCTGTTAAAAATAGTAGGTTAGCTATAGAAAACCTAGGGGCTGTCGGTCATATCTCTGGAGAAGAGTTTTCAATAGCTAGAGAGATAACAAAAATTAAAAGAAGTTAA
- a CDS encoding ABC transporter substrate-binding protein, which produces MKKLRKLSRRDFIKLTGGVAAVATVGGCIDGIIPDTDVQLIVRSPPQMVEELGVNSIDGFMAWEPFNAEAVVSGYGNIIMESGEIWPNHPCCVMAYNKEWFDENDDSENILKRIAWVQVKSTRWINEALDEDSDEYDEVVDLSRDFTDRGEEVVEKAFGPIKFEYELNKDGTQRYIEDLEEYQIFDFARWNEVGYEDAEEYAEDIIENEYIEWAIENIELSAEEVVEETGGEYGYEINIGHLENDLHQLAYIVASEKGFFEAVGLTIDEPSIYPNGAELMRSGFGDNDIDIGYLGTTPALIHRINTPGCEIGIFTGVNEEGSAIVAKEGIEEIEDFAEIEDAVYATPGEGTMQEFMSIRVFDDAGLTL; this is translated from the coding sequence TTGAAAAAACTTAGGAAGCTTTCAAGAAGAGATTTCATTAAGTTGACAGGTGGTGTAGCCGCGGTAGCTACTGTTGGTGGTTGTATAGATGGGATTATTCCTGATACAGATGTTCAGTTAATAGTTAGATCTCCACCGCAGATGGTTGAAGAGCTCGGTGTGAACTCTATTGATGGCTTTATGGCTTGGGAGCCGTTTAACGCGGAAGCAGTTGTTTCCGGATATGGAAACATCATTATGGAGAGCGGTGAGATATGGCCAAACCATCCATGTTGTGTTATGGCCTACAATAAAGAGTGGTTCGATGAGAATGATGATTCAGAAAATATATTGAAAAGAATTGCCTGGGTGCAAGTTAAGTCAACTCGATGGATTAATGAAGCTCTTGATGAAGATAGTGATGAATATGACGAGGTTGTTGATTTATCGAGAGACTTTACAGATAGGGGTGAAGAAGTAGTGGAAAAGGCTTTTGGACCTATAAAATTCGAATATGAGTTGAATAAGGATGGTACTCAAAGATATATTGAGGATCTTGAAGAGTATCAGATATTCGATTTTGCTCGTTGGAACGAGGTTGGTTATGAAGATGCTGAAGAATACGCCGAAGATATTATAGAGAATGAATATATTGAATGGGCGATTGAAAACATCGAGTTATCTGCTGAAGAGGTTGTTGAAGAGACCGGTGGTGAATATGGATATGAAATAAACATCGGTCACCTTGAAAACGACCTTCACCAACTCGCGTATATAGTGGCTAGTGAAAAAGGTTTTTTTGAAGCTGTTGGCTTGACTATCGATGAACCATCAATATATCCAAATGGAGCTGAACTAATGCGAAGTGGTTTTGGAGATAACGACATTGATATAGGATATCTCGGAACAACACCCGCTTTGATTCATAGGATAAATACCCCTGGATGTGAAATAGGTATTTTCACTGGTGTTAATGAAGAAGGCTCTGCCATAGTCGCAAAAGAGGGGATTGAAGAGATTGAAGATTTCGCCGAAATCGAAGACGCTGTCTATGCAACTCCTGGGGAAGGAACAATGCAAGAATTCATGTCAATCCGGGTTTTCGATGACGCTGGACTAACACTATAA
- a CDS encoding MoaD/ThiS family protein yields the protein MIVELEDEEIEVEVSEGEKISSLVEELDIDAESMVFTMDDRFVPMDEEIRGSSRIGVHRVVSGG from the coding sequence GTGATTGTTGAGTTAGAGGATGAAGAGATTGAAGTAGAGGTGAGTGAAGGGGAGAAGATATCGAGTCTGGTTGAGGAACTTGATATTGATGCTGAATCCATGGTTTTCACTATGGATGATAGGTTTGTGCCGATGGATGAAGAAATTAGGGGGTCTAGCCGTATAGGGGTTCATAGAGTTGTTTCTGGAGGTTGA
- a CDS encoding ZIP family metal transporter encodes MQELIWILTATTIIALLAWIGILTLALSNKTFKKLIKLLVAFAAGTLIAAAFIHLIPEAFYELGVGHGELTAPLLIIGGFVFFFILEQYLNWHHCHKAPEEHVKTPFSYMILIANGIHNFVDGILIGAAFLVDYSLGIVTAIGVAAHEIPQELGNFGILVYGGWEKLKALFVNFLAALLIIPGGIVAYIGAEIIDPVFIIPFAAGAFIYIGAADLIPEIHNGENIKTSIIILTMFLLGIAIILGVETFVPHQH; translated from the coding sequence ATGCAGGAATTAATCTGGATTCTAACGGCAACAACCATAATAGCGCTTCTAGCTTGGATTGGGATATTAACTCTAGCATTAAGTAATAAAACTTTCAAAAAACTCATTAAACTGTTAGTGGCTTTCGCAGCAGGAACATTGATCGCTGCAGCATTTATACACCTAATACCTGAAGCATTTTACGAGCTTGGAGTTGGACATGGAGAGCTTACAGCACCACTACTGATAATAGGGGGCTTTGTTTTCTTTTTCATACTTGAACAATACCTTAATTGGCATCACTGCCATAAAGCACCAGAAGAACACGTGAAAACCCCATTTAGCTATATGATACTGATAGCAAACGGAATTCATAACTTCGTTGATGGAATATTAATAGGCGCTGCATTCCTTGTTGACTACAGTCTTGGGATAGTAACTGCCATAGGAGTAGCAGCACACGAGATACCACAAGAACTAGGAAACTTTGGAATATTAGTCTACGGCGGCTGGGAAAAACTAAAAGCACTATTCGTCAACTTCCTCGCAGCACTACTAATAATACCAGGAGGAATAGTAGCATACATAGGAGCAGAAATAATCGACCCCGTATTCATAATACCTTTTGCAGCAGGAGCATTCATATACATAGGTGCGGCAGACCTAATACCAGAAATACATAACGGAGAAAACATAAAAACAAGCATAATCATCCTAACAATGTTCCTACTAGGAATAGCAATCATATTAGGAGTGGAAACCTTTGTACCACACCAACACTAA
- the phoU gene encoding phosphate signaling complex protein PhoU yields MKEIEEDNQQKPPKRKSFEEAIEETRNDVLKLCHYARETICNSVDVLENYDANKMEHVHQLEEKSNKITLKVEKDCMRLITLHQPVASDLRFIASMMKIADNLERICDLGERLTLIAEKRGDKPPLKPLVDTRRMVDTISEMIEITENSIMNDQIGEIESLSEYDDIVDEAFTQIQNELFIFMVKDPKTVDEATDLLFVARYLERAGDLVCKIGARIVYMLEGRRVKIK; encoded by the coding sequence ATGAAAGAAATAGAAGAAGATAACCAACAAAAACCCCCCAAAAGAAAAAGCTTCGAAGAAGCAATCGAAGAAACCAGAAACGACGTCCTCAAACTATGCCACTACGCCAGAGAAACAATATGCAATTCAGTAGACGTACTAGAAAACTATGACGCCAATAAAATGGAACATGTCCACCAACTCGAAGAAAAAAGCAACAAAATAACACTAAAAGTAGAAAAAGACTGCATGCGCCTGATAACCCTACACCAACCAGTCGCAAGCGACTTAAGATTCATAGCATCAATGATGAAAATAGCAGATAACCTAGAAAGAATATGCGACTTAGGAGAAAGACTAACTCTCATAGCTGAAAAAAGAGGCGACAAACCACCCCTAAAACCCCTCGTAGACACACGAAGAATGGTAGACACAATATCAGAAATGATAGAAATAACCGAAAACTCAATAATGAACGACCAAATAGGAGAAATAGAATCACTATCAGAATACGATGACATAGTCGACGAAGCATTCACCCAAATACAAAACGAACTATTCATATTCATGGTAAAAGACCCAAAAACAGTCGACGAAGCAACCGACCTACTATTCGTAGCCAGATACCTCGAAAGAGCAGGCGACCTAGTATGCAAAATCGGAGCAAGAATAGTATACATGCTAGAAGGAAGAAGAGTAAAAATAAAATAA
- the pstB gene encoding phosphate ABC transporter ATP-binding protein PstB, whose translation MSVRNLEVFYGETRALNNITLDIPRNKVTAIIGPSGCGKSTFIRCLNRMNDMIENCTIKGQVQYNGTNIYEKNLDTAKLRREIGMVFQKPNPFPKSIYDNVAYGPKIAGIKDKEKLDKIVEKSLKDAALWDEIEDRLDESALDLSGGQQQRLCIARALAVEPEIILMDEPASALDPVAMSKIEDLIFKLKDKYTVVIVTHNMQQAARVSDYTTFLYMGDLIEFSKTDRLFENPKKQRTEDYITGRFG comes from the coding sequence ATGAGCGTAAGAAACCTAGAAGTATTTTATGGCGAAACACGCGCACTAAACAACATAACACTGGACATACCAAGAAACAAAGTAACAGCAATAATCGGTCCAAGCGGATGTGGAAAATCCACATTCATAAGATGTCTAAACCGAATGAACGACATGATAGAAAACTGCACAATAAAAGGACAAGTACAATACAACGGAACAAACATCTACGAAAAAAACCTTGACACAGCAAAACTAAGACGAGAAATAGGAATGGTCTTCCAAAAACCAAACCCCTTCCCAAAATCCATATACGACAACGTAGCATACGGACCTAAAATCGCTGGAATCAAAGATAAAGAAAAACTAGACAAAATAGTGGAAAAAAGCCTAAAAGACGCAGCACTCTGGGACGAAATAGAAGACAGACTAGACGAATCCGCTCTAGACCTAAGTGGAGGACAACAACAAAGACTATGCATAGCCAGAGCACTCGCAGTAGAACCAGAAATAATACTAATGGACGAACCAGCCTCAGCACTAGACCCAGTAGCAATGTCCAAAATCGAAGACCTAATATTCAAACTCAAAGACAAATACACAGTAGTGATCGTAACCCACAACATGCAGCAAGCAGCCAGAGTAAGCGACTACACAACATTCCTATACATGGGAGACCTAATAGAATTTTCAAAAACAGATAGACTATTCGAAAACCCCAAAAAACAGAGAACAGAAGACTACATCACAGGAAGATTCGGATAA
- the pstA gene encoding phosphate ABC transporter permease PstA: MDSPGGRLFAAICLMATLVGVIVLFVLLADVLRSGWGWLSIDFITGLPSILPEEAGIYPALIGSIYLIILTAFFTLPIGVGTAIYLEEYAKDGKIKKIIEINISNLAGVPSIVYGLLGLALFVRALQMGSSLIAGALTLTLLILPIVIVSSQEALKSVPNSLRRASYGLGATKWETIRNVVLPKALPGIMTGTILSLSRAVGETAPLIMIGAATSMFTTPDGLFSQFSALPLQIYGWIQEPVAAFQNEIAAAGIILLLALLLTMNSIAVYIRNRYER; encoded by the coding sequence ATGGACAGCCCTGGAGGAAGGTTATTCGCCGCAATATGCCTAATGGCAACACTCGTAGGGGTCATAGTCCTATTTGTATTACTAGCAGATGTATTAAGAAGCGGTTGGGGTTGGCTATCAATAGATTTCATCACAGGCCTACCATCCATACTACCAGAAGAAGCAGGGATCTATCCAGCCCTCATAGGCTCAATATACCTTATTATACTAACCGCATTCTTCACACTACCAATCGGAGTAGGAACCGCAATCTACCTTGAAGAATACGCAAAAGACGGAAAAATAAAGAAAATAATAGAAATCAATATATCCAACCTTGCAGGCGTCCCCTCAATAGTATACGGGTTATTAGGTCTCGCATTATTCGTTAGAGCACTACAAATGGGAAGTAGCTTAATAGCAGGGGCATTAACACTAACACTCCTTATACTACCAATCGTCATCGTATCCTCACAAGAAGCATTAAAATCTGTACCAAACAGCCTAAGAAGAGCATCATATGGATTAGGAGCAACAAAATGGGAAACCATCCGAAACGTAGTTCTACCAAAAGCACTACCCGGAATAATGACAGGAACAATACTATCACTATCAAGAGCAGTAGGAGAAACCGCCCCACTAATAATGATCGGCGCAGCAACATCCATGTTCACAACACCAGATGGCCTATTCAGCCAGTTCAGCGCACTACCACTACAAATATACGGATGGATACAAGAACCAGTAGCAGCATTCCAAAACGAGATAGCAGCAGCCGGAATCATATTACTCCTGGCATTACTACTCACAATGAACTCAATAGCAGTATATATAAGAAATAGATACGAAAGGTGA
- the pstC gene encoding phosphate ABC transporter permease subunit PstC: protein MTKSLDSTRLRNLKEKGFKILFLTCAIISVLTTLAIIYILLSDSIRFFSEVPITEFLFGTEWYPTMLPQEFGVLPLLSGTIMITIGAAIVAIPLGVATAVYLSEYADKRTRKTIKPILEVLAGIPTIVYGFFALTFITPILQTIFPDVGIFNAASASIVVGIMILPMVSSLSEDAINAVPNEIKRGGYALGATKFRVTTNITIPAAVSGILSSFILGISRAIGETMAVTIAAGRNPNITANPFESIQTMTAAMVEIGSSDVAVGSLPYQSLFAVGLLLFIITLLMNLVSQYMKSRYQEVYD, encoded by the coding sequence ATGACCAAAAGCCTCGACTCAACACGCCTAAGAAACCTAAAAGAAAAAGGATTTAAAATACTATTTCTCACCTGCGCAATCATATCCGTCCTAACCACACTAGCAATAATATACATACTATTAAGCGATTCAATACGCTTCTTTTCAGAAGTCCCAATCACAGAGTTTTTATTCGGAACAGAATGGTACCCCACCATGCTACCACAAGAGTTCGGGGTACTACCACTACTTTCAGGAACCATAATGATCACCATTGGAGCAGCAATTGTCGCCATCCCACTCGGAGTTGCAACAGCAGTATACTTAAGCGAATATGCCGACAAAAGAACTCGAAAAACCATCAAACCAATATTAGAAGTTCTAGCCGGAATACCAACAATAGTCTATGGTTTCTTCGCCCTAACCTTCATAACCCCAATCCTACAAACCATATTCCCAGACGTAGGAATATTCAACGCAGCCAGCGCAAGCATTGTAGTAGGCATAATGATACTTCCAATGGTATCAAGCCTCAGCGAAGACGCAATAAACGCAGTACCCAACGAAATAAAGAGAGGAGGTTACGCATTAGGAGCAACAAAATTCAGAGTAACAACAAACATAACAATACCAGCAGCCGTCTCAGGAATACTCTCATCATTCATACTTGGAATATCAAGAGCAATCGGTGAGACAATGGCAGTAACAATAGCAGCAGGCCGAAACCCCAACATAACAGCAAACCCATTCGAATCAATCCAGACAATGACTGCAGCAATGGTCGAAATCGGTTCAAGCGACGTAGCAGTAGGCTCACTACCCTACCAAAGCCTATTCGCAGTAGGCCTACTCCTCTTCATAATCACATTACTAATGAACTTAGTTAGCCAATACATGAAATCAAGATATCAGGAGGTATACGACTGA
- a CDS encoding substrate-binding domain-containing protein, translating to MDWPKTTDLSRRDFLKLIGATTTAALIPGCITLGGRYRINIDGSGTIYPLAMFIARRFHDEYEGRAELSLGTSGTGGGFSKFAEGETHFNNASRPITDSEREKCKQNNIEFEEFRLTYDGIVVVVNKNADWIDNITTEQLRQIWKPENYAEKWSDVKPEWPDKEIELYGPTSASGTFDYFTKEIVGETGASRRYSGFENHNYNIIGVRQQKYSMAYFGFRYYHNNKEYIKALSIDQSDGPVEPTFETILNEEYQPLRRPVYTYVNKQSLKKQHIRDFLKYYIEQSASEEIQQIGYVPGGEELKQENLNKLNQILDELDIEE from the coding sequence TTGGACTGGCCAAAGACAACAGACCTCAGCAGAAGAGATTTCCTTAAACTAATAGGAGCAACAACAACTGCCGCACTAATACCAGGCTGCATAACATTAGGCGGAAGATACAGAATCAATATAGATGGCAGCGGAACAATCTACCCCCTCGCAATGTTCATCGCAAGAAGATTCCACGATGAATACGAAGGCCGAGCTGAACTATCACTAGGAACATCAGGAACAGGCGGAGGTTTCTCCAAATTCGCAGAAGGGGAAACACATTTCAACAACGCAAGCCGACCAATAACAGATTCAGAACGAGAAAAATGCAAACAAAACAACATAGAGTTCGAAGAATTCAGATTAACATACGACGGAATAGTAGTAGTCGTGAACAAAAACGCTGACTGGATAGACAACATAACAACAGAACAACTAAGACAGATCTGGAAACCAGAAAACTACGCAGAAAAATGGAGCGATGTAAAACCTGAATGGCCAGACAAAGAAATCGAGTTATATGGACCAACAAGCGCTTCAGGCACTTTTGACTATTTCACAAAAGAAATAGTAGGGGAAACAGGTGCATCAAGACGATACAGCGGCTTCGAAAACCACAACTACAACATAATCGGAGTAAGACAACAAAAATACTCAATGGCATACTTCGGATTCAGATATTACCACAACAACAAAGAATACATAAAAGCACTATCAATCGATCAAAGCGATGGCCCAGTAGAACCAACCTTTGAAACAATACTGAATGAAGAATACCAACCACTTAGAAGGCCAGTATACACCTACGTAAACAAACAATCACTCAAAAAACAACACATAAGAGATTTCTTAAAATATTACATAGAACAATCAGCAAGTGAAGAAATACAACAGATAGGATACGTCCCAGGTGGAGAAGAACTAAAACAAGAAAACCTCAACAAGCTAAACCAAATACTCGATGAACTAGATATAGAGGAATAA
- a CDS encoding phosphate uptake regulator PhoU, giving the protein MESRKIYKSGGSTYVMSLPKKWIKEFEIKEGDSLLLSKSESAINVYTEKGGAAQKNIKINTKQIPNPNGLLRTIIAAYLMGAETIIIELNEKTKVEFKKKLETAINNLIGIELVEDIGDKITLEIFIDYKRMGATKVLNRIYNIMDSMLHDLEKGINLNDKEMIKDALNREAEVDRLYFLIVRELNYATTFQAIHEEIEIKSPRDVISYYAIVKSFERASDHIEDISRTYLQIIKCTNNTKISQEIVELAKMLRKLLKKAWQTRTNKQLRNYEEVFNEIQTFQERHKEIHTKLFTDLENPSLVRKYTDIMISLSRIAQYISDMTENEININIKNFAITKTSK; this is encoded by the coding sequence ATGGAATCAAGAAAAATCTACAAAAGCGGTGGCTCCACATACGTAATGTCACTACCCAAAAAATGGATAAAAGAATTCGAAATAAAAGAAGGCGATTCATTACTACTCTCAAAAAGCGAATCAGCAATAAACGTATACACTGAAAAAGGTGGAGCAGCCCAAAAAAACATAAAAATAAACACAAAACAAATCCCAAACCCAAACGGATTACTCAGAACAATAATAGCAGCATACCTAATGGGCGCAGAAACAATAATCATAGAACTAAACGAAAAAACAAAAGTAGAATTCAAAAAGAAACTAGAGACAGCAATAAACAACCTAATCGGAATCGAACTAGTCGAAGACATAGGAGACAAAATAACACTCGAAATATTCATAGACTACAAACGAATGGGTGCAACAAAAGTCCTAAACAGAATATACAACATAATGGACTCAATGCTACACGACCTAGAAAAAGGAATCAACCTCAACGACAAAGAAATGATAAAAGACGCCCTAAACAGAGAAGCAGAAGTAGACAGACTATACTTCCTAATAGTAAGAGAACTAAACTACGCAACAACATTCCAAGCCATACACGAAGAAATCGAAATAAAATCACCAAGAGACGTAATAAGCTATTACGCAATAGTAAAAAGCTTTGAAAGAGCCTCAGACCACATAGAAGACATAAGTAGAACATACCTACAGATAATAAAATGCACCAACAACACAAAAATCTCACAAGAAATCGTAGAACTAGCAAAAATGCTAAGAAAACTACTAAAAAAAGCATGGCAAACCAGAACAAACAAACAACTAAGAAACTACGAAGAAGTATTCAACGAAATCCAAACATTCCAAGAAAGACACAAAGAAATACACACAAAACTATTCACAGACCTAGAAAACCCATCACTCGTACGAAAATACACAGACATAATGATCTCACTAAGCAGAATCGCCCAATACATAAGCGACATGACAGAAAACGAAATAAACATAAACATAAAAAACTTCGCAATAACAAAAACCAGTAAATAA
- the thiC gene encoding phosphomethylpyrimidine synthase ThiC, with product MLIKKAKKGKTTKEIKKIAKKENIEIKKLTKKIAKGHVVIPKNNKREIKNPTGIGNGLTTKVNANIGTSPDYQDTQQEIKKAKTAIEAGADTIMDLSLGKNMDQTLKQLIKETEVPIGTVPIYSAFYGKEIPEITTNDILKTIEKHCKMGVDFITIHSGITQEALQTLNRTNRTMDIVSRGGSLISAWITHHQKENPLHKKFNQIIEITSEYDITLSLGDGMRPGCIDDATDKTQLTELKTLSKQVEKCREKNIQVMVEGPGHIPLNEIEFNVKIQKKLCNQAPFYVLGPLVTDIAPGYDHITGAIGGALAAWNGADHLCYVTPAEHLCLPNQKDVKKGVIASKIAGHAADIANGIQTNQDKEMAEARKNLDWEKQIQKAIDPRKPREYREKRPTKDKETCSMCSDQCALKTAEQYLKQN from the coding sequence ATGCTAATCAAAAAAGCAAAAAAAGGAAAAACAACAAAAGAAATCAAAAAAATCGCGAAAAAAGAAAACATCGAAATAAAAAAACTAACCAAAAAAATCGCAAAAGGCCACGTAGTAATACCCAAAAATAACAAAAGAGAAATAAAAAACCCAACCGGAATAGGAAATGGCCTAACCACAAAAGTAAACGCAAATATAGGCACCTCACCCGACTATCAAGACACACAACAAGAAATAAAAAAAGCAAAAACCGCAATAGAGGCTGGAGCAGACACAATAATGGATCTAAGCCTTGGAAAAAACATGGACCAAACACTAAAACAACTAATAAAAGAAACAGAAGTCCCTATAGGAACAGTACCAATATATAGTGCCTTCTACGGCAAAGAAATCCCGGAGATAACAACAAACGACATACTAAAAACAATAGAAAAACACTGCAAAATGGGAGTGGACTTCATAACAATACACTCAGGAATAACACAAGAAGCACTACAAACACTTAATCGAACAAATAGAACAATGGACATTGTAAGTCGAGGCGGTTCTTTAATATCAGCATGGATTACACACCATCAAAAAGAAAATCCATTACACAAAAAATTCAACCAAATAATAGAGATAACAAGCGAATACGACATAACCCTAAGCCTTGGCGATGGAATGCGGCCCGGCTGTATCGACGACGCAACGGATAAAACACAACTAACCGAACTAAAGACACTTTCCAAACAAGTTGAAAAATGTCGAGAAAAAAATATCCAAGTAATGGTTGAAGGCCCTGGACACATACCTCTAAACGAAATCGAATTCAATGTAAAAATCCAGAAAAAACTATGTAACCAAGCCCCATTCTACGTACTCGGCCCCCTAGTAACCGACATCGCTCCGGGATACGACCACATAACCGGAGCAATAGGTGGTGCATTAGCAGCTTGGAATGGAGCCGACCACCTATGTTATGTCACACCTGCAGAACACCTATGCCTCCCAAACCAAAAAGACGTAAAAAAAGGTGTAATAGCCTCAAAAATAGCTGGACACGCTGCAGACATAGCAAATGGAATCCAAACAAACCAAGATAAAGAGATGGCGGAAGCTAGAAAAAACCTAGACTGGGAAAAACAAATTCAAAAAGCAATCGACCCCCGAAAACCCAGAGAATACAGAGAAAAAAGACCAACAAAAGACAAAGAAACATGCAGTATGTGCTCAGACCAATGTGCATTAAAAACCGCAGAACAATACCTAAAACAAAACTAA